A segment of the Maylandia zebra isolate NMK-2024a linkage group LG2, Mzebra_GT3a, whole genome shotgun sequence genome:
TCTCTTTGCACGATTTGCCTCCAACATATCAGTTATATGTTGGTAAATGAAATGTACCAACATATAACAACGTTATTTTAGTAAAAAATTTACTTTAAAAGCACTGTGCTGAATAATGTTGTTTGTTCTATCACCAGCTTTTAGTATAAAAAAGCTTTCTATTAAAGTATGAGTTAATTAGTGGTTTACTTTAATTATACAAGattaataaaaaacaactaCAGCTAAAGGCTATTTGACTTTTCTTTCATATACTGATGGAGTCGTGCTAAACGTGAACCATATTTAGCATCATGTGCTTAAAATGACAAATTtgaaatcacagacaaactaAAATTGTTTGATGATTAGCGCCCAGATTCACTGTAAATGGTTTGGGAAATTTTACAGGAAGTTTATTTTTTTGCGTCAGCCAATCACTATGATGTCGACTTTGCAAACTGTAATCAGCTTGTCACAAAATCTTCCTTTGAGTGGGTAGACATCAGTTGTGCAAGAGAAGGCTGAGGTAACACAATGATCGGAAGACTGGTTTCTTTGATTCTTCTAAGTACACTGAGTGAGTTTACTTCTTCTACACTGCCAAATGTATCattgtaaaaaatataaaacaagatATATATTAGGCTTTGTAATATTCTACATTCTAACTGTTACTGTTTGTCTCTTTTCTTTAGCTGTGACTGAAATGAATGAGGTTCCTCAGCAGATCTCTGTAACTGTGGCTAAACTTGGAGATAATGTGACTCTGACATGTAAAATCCCTAGGGATGATGTTGGGTTGTCTTACTGGTATAAGCTGAATTATGGATATATGGTTCAAACAGTTGATAATAGAAATtttgaaaaaatattatttcaaattaaCAACTCAAGATTCAGTGCCACAAAAGTGGGTAACGTGCATTCTCTTACCATAAGAAATGTAAGCAAAGAAGATGAAGCAACATACTTCTGTCAAGCAGGATCATCATTCAGTCTGACCTTTATTAATGGCACAATTGTGGCAGTGAATGGTAAAGTATATTCATTTGGTTGTCTTTGATAAGGGAGGGTCGAACCCTAAACAACTACAGTgaatttcttgtctttttctaattcctACAGATCCTAAAACCCAGCATAGATTGTTCACAGTAAAACAAACTCCAGATGTGAATTCAGTCCATCTGGGAGATACAATGACTCTGCAGTGTTCGCTCCTCTCTGAGAACGAAAATGACACAGATCAGTGTCCAGATGAAGACAAAGTGCACTGGTTTAAAGGTGCATCAGAATCCCATCCAGGCATCATTTACCACGGCAGTCTCAGAAATAAAGAGGACGGGAGATGTGACTACAGTCTGTCCAAAACTGTAACAAACTCATCTGATGCTGGGACGTACTACTGTGCTGTGGCGACATGTGGACAGATCCTGTTTGGTAAAGGAACTGAAGTGGAGATAAGTATGTTTTTAAagtattattttaatatttgcttATCTGTACTAGTTGTTCCTGATTCCTGATGATTTGTGTGTGAATAAGCAAGAGATATTCTCAGGCCTTTAATAATTTTATACTTTGACCATTGGTAAGCAAACTGTTACTGGATGCATAAAAATTAACATCCAAACTAACTTTTATGATAATTTTTTACTGAGATACTGCATACCTTGGAGATTACTGTTATGTTATTACTGTGGATTAACTGAGTGAGTAATGTACAGTATTATACTATTATATAATCGAACGTTAATTGTCTGCTGGGATGTTTTCTCATTCCAGAGGAGTTCCCGCTCGTTACTGTGCTTGGGGCACtgctgacctgctctgtgctTCTGAATTTTGCACTGATTCTctccagaaaaaaaatccaacctcGTAAACACTGCGAAGGTAAATTAATCACATGTATAACATACTGTGTACATATAATTAATATCaataattaatatatatattaataattaataattattaataatcagtaattattaataatttatATGAATACAAAGtttccttattttattttttactaaacTCAGTAAAAaaatttcctgtttcctgttcttagctgacaggcgTGGTACTCAGTGTGGTCGATATTACTTAAAATTGTTGCATTAACTATTGATTCATGTGCTCACACGTGGCCAGAGGATAACAGtaaaaaagtcaattaaatgcAGAACCATTACCATGGTACAACATTAAAAGCTAACACAAATACCAGGCATTATTTATACAAAAGAATATCTTCAAATATTGTAAAAATGGTGCCTTGTTGGTTTCCTGGCAGTAATGATGATATCGCCCTATAACGTATTTCTACAATCTCAAAAGATTTGTTCTTGATTCT
Coding sequences within it:
- the LOC111501176 gene encoding uncharacterized protein LOC111501176, translating into MYHCKKYKTRYILGFVIFYILTVTVCLFSLAVTEMNEVPQQISVTVAKLGDNVTLTCKIPRDDVGLSYWYKLNYGYMVQTVDNRNFEKILFQINNSRFSATKVGNVHSLTIRNVSKEDEATYFCQAGSSFSLTFINGTIVAVNDPKTQHRLFTVKQTPDVNSVHLGDTMTLQCSLLSENENDTDQCPDEDKVHWFKGASESHPGIIYHGSLRNKEDGRCDYSLSKTVTNSSDAGTYYCAVATCGQILFGKGTEVEIKEFPLVTVLGALLTCSVLLNFALILSRKKIQPRKHCEGKVEVFTDVKQEKSPGDQMSNEEGEEAGLNYVALDFPSRKSSRWKSKKESSESTIYSGIREGQ